In Aspergillus fumigatus Af293 chromosome 4, whole genome shotgun sequence, one genomic interval encodes:
- a CDS encoding KH domain-containing protein, whose product MADDERRAKRSRFDQTEPEPRRASRFDRRSRSPSSRQPESTRTRSPLSREPFSPGADDSRKSGSVDPAAAAAAAAAKINAQLQAKKGIQHVDVPPIRSTASPAPNAASPSSASDTKKLNTEIYVADGDYIKDIEINDLRNRYTLTKGSTQKMIKDQTGADVTTRGSYYPDKSMATPANPPLYLHVTSTTKEGLEKAVALIDELMQKELPNLVDERRFRRREPDQVERDEYGRRKWPEERIPVDLEPIPGFNLRAQVVGQGGAYVKHIQQKTRCKVQIKGRGSGFLEPSTGRESDEPMFLHVAGPDPNDVQAAKELCEDLLANVREQYQRFKDNPPQHSYGGYGQRGGDRYYGGGYGGGYSSQHNQQHSNSPSATASPAQATSGTSGAAGAGSPADYSAQYAQYYGADPYAAYGGYQNYVAYYQYYQQAAQQQQQQQQSSQSQSPAPPPPPPASEAPPPPPPGSGSPPPPPPGGGSYSAVPPPPGL is encoded by the exons ATGGCTGACGACGAACGCCGTGCCAAACGCTCTCGCTTCGACCAGACGGAGCCGGAGCCGCGACGAGCTTCACGATTTGACCGTCGCTCTCGGTCTCCTTCTTCGCGACAGCCAGAATCTACTCGCACCCGCAGTCCTCTCAGTCGTGAACCCTTCAGCCCTGGCGCCGACGATTCAAGGAAATCAGGCTCTGTagatcctgcagctgcagcag CTGCTGCAGCGGCCAAGATCAACGCCCAGTTGCAAGCCAAGAAAGGAATTCAGCACGTCGATGTCCCTCCCATACGTTCG ACTGCCAGTCCCGCACCGAATGCCGCTTCGCCGTCCTCCGCCTCGGACACTAAGAAGTTGAATACCGAAATCTATGTTGCTGACGGCGATTACATCAAAGACATTGAAATCAATGACCTGCGCAACCGCTACACGTTGACCAAGGGTTCCACCCAAAAGATG ATTAAAGACCAAACTGGCGCCG ATGTCACTACCCGAGGAAGCTATTATCCTGACAAGAGCATGGCCACCCCCGCA AACCCGCCGCTGTACCTCCACGTAACCAGCACGACCAAAGAAGGCCTCGAAAAGGCTGTGGCCCTGATCGACGAACTGATGCAGAAGGAGCTACCAAATCTCGTTGATGAGAGACGATTCCGCCGGCGTGAGCCGGATCAAGTTGAGCGCGATGAATACGGCCGT CGTAAATGGCCCGAGGAACGGATTCCGGTTGACCTAGAACCGATCCCTGGATTCAATCTCCGCGCCCAAGTTGTCGGACAAGGAGGTGCATATGTGAAACACATTCAACAGAAGACTCGTTGCAAGGTGCAAATCAAGGGTCGTGGCTCCGGTTTCTTGGAACCAAGCACCGGCAGGGAAAGTGATGAGCCCATGTTTTTGCACGTAGC TGGCCCCGACCCAAACGATGTTCAGGCTGCTAAGGAACTCTGTGAGGATCTTCTAGCTAATGTCAGGGAACAATATCAGCGCTTCAAGGACAATCCGCCTCAGCACAGCTATGGCGGATATGGCCAACGTGGCGGTGATCGTTATTATGGAGGCGGTTACGGCGGTGGTTACTCTAGCCAGCATAACCAGCAACACTCCAACTCACCCTCTGCCACGGCTAGTCCTGCACAGGCAACGTCAGGAACGTCGGGTGCTGCTGGTGCCGGAAGCCCGGCTGATTATAGCGCACAGTACGCGCAATATTACGGAGCTGACCCCTATGCGGCCTACGGTGGCTACCAGAATTATGTCGCATACTACCAGTACTACCAGCAGGCAgctcaacaacagcaacaacaacaacagtcCTCCCAGTCCCAAAGTCCTgcccctccaccaccacctccagctAGCGAGGCCCCGCCCCCACCACctcctggctctggctctccccctccgccgcctcctggCGGTGGCAGCTATAGTGCT GTTCCACCACCTCCCGGTCTTTAG
- a CDS encoding putative RecQ family helicase RecQ yields the protein MLNGGLQRRKVDLDFYLQRVFRKESFRPLQRDVITAAVEGHDVFLQASTSFGKSLCFQLPAVLSHGVTVVVCPLLALMTDQVNALQDLGVAVSTINSTTPLAERRLIIDDLLSGHPRTRLLYVTPELCQTVAFRRTLQTMHSQGELIRIAIDEAHCISEWGHDFRPAYKQLSWFRRHLNQPPVPISAFTATATPRVRADIINILGLEPARLKLFNTPSARPNIHYEIRYLENFAEDPLEIENFQLNDLHSWLKSIQTRREARLDAKDAALPPIFGIVYVPYRIIAEQLATALTKVSDGSIRAVAYHAGLSPEDRNRVQTEWTASRPLAADEGPHPSFYIIVATNAFGMGIDNPHVRFVVHWTPPRSFEGLVQESGRAGRDGRAAASLIYYNTQERDRVLDRLYKDVQNAKIRAGIKGDKGNENQDSSTKAVHNLQSHSARLQSFKQVVRYCETVTQCRHELIKDFFGDQELEMMGSQVAGRNVKGVTSSPCDFACDFCKYGTVELAKRKASMPPQSDPSAFMDCSLVQNTQRMFSDLH from the exons ATGCTTAACGGCGGATTACAGCGCCGTAAAGTAGACTTGGATTTCTACTTGCAGCGTGTCTTCCGTAAGGAATCATTTCG TCCTCTTCAACGCGACGTTATAACAGCTGCGGTTGAGGGTCATGATGTTTTTTTGCAGGCATCGACATCCTTTGGAAAGAGCTTGTGCTTCCAGCTGCCTGCTGTCCTCAGTCATGGCG TTACTGTTGTGGTTTGTCCTCTGCTCGCTTTGATG ACAGATCAAGTGAATGCACTTCAGGATCTGGGAGTAGCAGTATCCACCATCAACTCGACGACTCCTCTAGCTGAGAGACGGCTTATTATAGACGATCTCCTTTCTGGGCATCCGAGAACACGTCTCTTGTATGTGACGCCGGAATTATGTCAGACAGTGGCGTTCAGGCGGACTCTTCAGACTATGCATTCACAGGGAGAGTTGATCCGCATAGCAATTGATGAAGCACATTGTATTAGCGAATGGGGCCACGACTTTCGTCCCGCATACAAACAGCTTTCTTGGTTCAGGCGTCATCTGAACCAGCCACCAGTCCCAATAAGTGCTTTCACGGCCACAGCGACCCCACGTGTGCGCGcagatatcatcaacatccttgGATTAGAGCCTGCTCGGCTGAAGTTGTTCAACACTCCCTCTGCTAGGCCGAACATCCACTATGAGATCAGATACCTCGAAAATTTTGCAGAAGATCCGCTTGAAATCGAAAACTTCCAACTGAACGACCTCCACTCGTGGTTGAAATCCATCCAAACGCGACGAGAAGCTAGGCTAGATGCTAAGGACGCAGCACTCCCCCCGATTTTCGGCATTGTCTACGTGCCTTACCGCATAATTGCTGAACAGCTAGCCACTGCTCTTACGAAAGTGTCTGATGGAAGCATTCGTGCAGTAGCTTATCACGCCGGCCTTTCTCCGGAAGACAGGAATCGTGTGCAGACTGAGTGGACCGCATCAAGGCCTTTGGCTGCAGATGAAGGCCCACATCCTTCATTCTATATCATCGTTGCGACTAACGCGTTCGGTATGGGCATTGATAATCCCCACGTTCGTTTTGTGGTCCACTGGACTCCTCCTCGCAGCTTCGAGGGTCTCGTTCAAGAATCTGGCCGTGCAGGCCGAGACGGCCGTGCCGCGGCCTCTCTCATCTACTATAACACCCAGGAACGAGACCGGGTGCTCGACCGCCTGTACAAGGACGTCCAGAACGCCAAGATTCGAGCTGGTATTAAAGGCGACAAGGGCAATGAAAACCAAGACTCGTCTACAAAAGCCGTACATAACTTGCAGAGCCACAGTGCCCGACTGCAGAGCTTCAAACAGGTTGTCCGATACTGCGAAACAGTGACACAATGCAGACATGAACTCATCAAGGACTTCTTTGGGGACCAGGAGCTCGAGATGATGGGGTCCCAAGTCGCAGGCCGCAATGTCAAGGGAGTGACCTCGTCCCCCTGTGACTTTGCATGTGATTTTTGCAAGTATGGCACGGTTGAGCTGGCAAAACGAAAAGCGAGCATGCCCCCCCAAAGCGACCCTTCAGCGTTTATGGACTGCAGCCTTGTTCAGAATACCCAAAGAATGTTTAGTGATCTCCACTAG
- a CDS encoding pentatricopeptide repeat protein, which translates to MPLLNRSQSSPDAGIRPLQAPDTYFSRNSRSMPVSDTSSSSYNASVKRLGYRRIRPSVASIADIFVNSLVMASFCRDHSPRNRGLSTVAVKTSLQNMARMKGKCSTTIRRLTSGKRPVPSSNSPVECFGFDRWRTRRTFNSGVVQKVKDDDHGEGYGTQKNVTGLDQRAEDLEAGRSQGYTSQSALLRSKRKPFFRDNGPSNEPHPSGSEELISNQTRGQFDALEGPINLIDPLSGKQSNTSSWETHPKMLENSLDQEKKSEEDANCSKTPSPPLKAGKDTNRDAVEFQAVQRFLEAVGDPKKTNQYIFRLYRDLPSPGVAHLSKRTRGLLLRRMSQPPNRRWADARRYLAIVEDMIAAKLPLSPALWTSAIHLAGRAMGQVKKQDLVRSIGIWQQMEHLAGIESDPVVFTILFDIAIKASQFTVADRLLQEMSKRGIEFRRAGKVSKIYYYGMLRDVNGIHRAFDEFLAAGEIVDTAVLNCLMTSFIRAGKIRIAESLYQRMMQAQAAARPAGDTNHKGVSTHQPALASELVLYRKAAKELNRAFEMAARIKNTLPAHHRALQESIPMSPDTRTFHIFLSYHAIHSGNLQAFSKIVEDMEKTFTIPPRGMIYLLLFEGFARHGRKKKGWTADKLRFAWRSYVRALYESRTRLNGDFSIHRPALTWENPLKGDSPTVLTTLADSPRPTVGLYTPLPSSTGETKAVSNVSERADGNDVPSISEINDTPEENNVQDHSQCMDEKEDETNEGERIIELDDGIDLDVDDLFLAPTESAQSDSDPMEHELGRRIENGVFLGRRMILLIIRAFGTCCGPEEVMDVWLSLERIWRPQKRKSLDVLAVKEELNKYIKDFTGR; encoded by the coding sequence ATGCCTCTTCTCAATAGGTCCCAGAGCTCACCCGACGCGGGAATCCGTCCTTTGCAGGCACCGGATACTTACTTCTCCCGCAATTCCCGCTCGATGCCCGTCTCAGATACGTCCTCATCCAGCTACAATGCCTCTGTCAAAAGGCTTGGATATCGTCGTATTCGTCCCTCCGTTGCATCTATAGCCGACATTTTCGTCAACTCCTTGGTCATGGCGAGTTTCTGTCGCGATCACTCTCCCCGCAACAGAGGGCTTTCTACAGTGGCTGTCAAGACTTCATTACAAAATATGGCTCGTATGAAGGGAAAGTGTTCAACAACCATCAGGCGGCTCACTTCTGGGAAGCGCCCGGTCCCCTCATCAAACTCGCCGGTAGAGTGCTTTGGCTTTGACAGATGGCGGACTCGACGAACATTCAACTCGGGTGTCGTGCAGAAAGTTAAGGATGATGACCACGGAGAAGGCTATGGGACCCAGAAGAATGTGACAGGCTTAGACCAACGGGCTGAAGACCTCGAAGCAGGTCGAAGTCAAGGATATACTAGCCAGTCAGCATTACTTCGCTCGAAGAGGAAGCCATTCTTCCGTGATAATGGTCCTTCGAACGAGCCCCATCCGAGTGGTTCTGAAGAATTGATTTCTAACCAAACGAGAGGTCAGTTTGATGCACTGGAAGGTCCTATTAATCTTATAGACCCCCTCTCTGGAAAACAATCAAACACGTCGAGCTGGGAGACGCATCCAAAAATGTTGGAAAATTCATTAGACCAAGAAAAAAAGTCCGAGGAAGATGCGAACTGTTCAAAGactccatcaccaccgctCAAAGCCGGGAAAGATACCAATAGAGACGCCGTTGAATTTCAAGCCGTTCAGAGATTTCTTGAAGCAGTCGGGGATCCTAAAAAAACAAATCAGTATATCTTCCGTCTCTATAGAGACCTTCCGTCGCCCGGTGTGGCGCACCTTTCGAAGCGCACCCGTGGCCTTCTTTTGCGTCGAATGTCCCAGCCTCCCAATCGTCGTTGGGCTGATGCACGCCGCTATCTCGCTATAGTGGAAGATATGATTGCTGCTAAGCTTCCACTGTCGCCCGCGTTATGGACATCCGCTATACACCTGGCAGGAAGGGCGATGGGCCAAGTGAAGAAGCAAGATCTCGTGCGATCGATCGGCATCTGGCAGCAGATGGAACACTTGGCAGGAATCGAGTCCGACCCGGTGGTTTTCACTATTCTGTTTGATATCGCCATCAAAGCGAGTCAGTTCACAGTAGCAGACAGATTACTTCAAGAAATGTCAAAGCGTGGCATTGAATTCCGACGTGCCGGCAAGGTCTCGAAAATTTACTATTATGGAATGCTGCGCGACGTCAACGGTATTCATCGGGCATTCGATGAGTTCCTAGCAGCGGGAGAAATCGTGGACACGGCGGTCCTCAATTGTCTAATGACGTCGTTCATCAGAGCTGGTAAAATCCGGATCGCCGAATCGCTGTACCAACGGATGATGCAGGCGCAGGCGGCTGCACGACCAGCTGGAGATACTAATCACAAGGGGGTGTCGACTCACCAACCCGCGCTTGCTTCTGAATTGGTGTTGTACCGGAAAGCAGCCAAGGAGCTTAATCGTGCTTTTGAGATGGCAGCTCGTATTAAAAACACTCTGCCAGCACACCATCGCGCCCTGCAAGAGTCCATCCCGATGAGCCCGGACACGCGAACATTTcacatctttctttcttACCACGCAATTCACTCGGGTAATCTGCAGGCTTTCTCGAAGATTGTGGAGGATATGGAGAAGACGTTCACAATTCCACCTCGTGGTATGATATATCTGTTGCTTTTCGAAGGCTTTGCTCGCCATggcagaaagaagaagggttgGACCGCGGATAAGTTACGGTTCGCTTGGCGATCATATGTTCGTGCGCTTTACGAGTCAAGGACAAGACTGAATGGCGACTTCTCCATTCATCGACCTGCCCTTACTTGGGAGAACCCATTAAAGGGTGACTCCCCGACTGTACTGACAACGTTGGCGGATTCTCCCCGACCCACAGTTGGTCTGTACACCCCGCTGCCATCGAGCACTGGCGAGACCAAGGCTGTTTCGAACGTTAGTGAACGGGCGGACGGAAACGATGTTCCCAGCATCAGTGAGATCAATGATACCCCTGAAGAGAACAATGTCCAAGATCACAGCCAATGCATggacgagaaagaagatgaaacGAACGAGGGCGAACGGATTATAGAGCTCGACGATGGTATCGAtctcgatgtcgacgacCTCTTTCTCGCCCCAACAGAAAGCGCGCAGAGTGACTCGGACCCTATGGAGCATGAGCTTGGACGCCGGATTGAGAACGGGGTATTCTTGGGCCGGCGAATGATTCTGCTGATCATTCGAGCATTTGGCACCTGCTGTGGGCCTGAAGAGGTGATGGACGTCTGGTTGTCACTGGAGCGCATCTGGCGGCCTCAAAAACGAAAGTCTCTGGATGTCCTCGCcgtcaaggaggagctgaatAAGTATATCAAAGACTTTACAGGGCGCTGA
- the rsm25 gene encoding mitochondrial 37S ribosomal protein mS23 translates to MGKYNFTALRVRQTALRQHAAGKIRAPPKWLDVVADIPPAQVLVRNQAPQHQLVRQRVKTLPGTSKPQVVFEVQEKRIKPKKASRMFLPTEIKYEEDQLRQEFFRDHPWELARPRVLVESTGKDSEHYDWSRLQQPGKRLDGESVVQRQLWLLNNVPDMTKSAAYDIARCEFYRLRLQEDIERRVAAEEAEATGATFGPSLLEVGMELENQEYERWKAWAKMEAQLLDQKTAAFTGAPEIAAADDAVEELEEKVPVPV, encoded by the exons ATGGGCAAATACAATTTCACAGCACTCCGAGTTCGCCAAACAGCATTGCGACAGCATGCAGCTGGCAAGATTCGCGCTCCTCCGAAGTGGCTTGATGTAGTGGCCGATATCCCACCCGCTCAGGTCCTTGTGCGAAACCAAGCACCTCAGCATCAGCTCGTTCGACAGCGCGTGAAGACGCTTCCCGGAACCTCGAAGCCGCAGGTCGTCTTCGAGGTGCAAGAGAAACGAATCAAGCCAAAGAAGGCAAGCCGTATGTTTTTGCCGACCGAAATCAAATACGAGGAAGATCAGCTTCGGCAGGAATTCTTCCGTGATCATCCTTGGGAACTTGCTAGACCCCGGGTCCTCGTCGAAAGCACTGGCAAGGATTCCGAACATTATGACTGGAGCCGGCTCCAGCAGCCAGGGAAGAGATTGGACGGTGAAAG TGTCGTTCAACGCCAGCTCTGGCTTTTAAACAATGTTCCCGATATGACAAAGAGCGCTGCGTATGATATTGCCCGTTGTGAATTCTACCGACTACGACTacaagaagatattgaaCGACGGGTCGCTGCAGAGGAGGCGGAAGCAACGGGAGCGACCTTCGGGCCCTCTCTTCTGGAAGTTGGTATGGAGCTGGAGAACCAAGAGTACGAGCGTTGGAAGGCATGGGCCAAGATGGAAGCGCAATTACTGGACCAGAAAACGGCAGCATTTACTGGTGCTCCTGAGATTGCCGCCGCCGATGATGctgtggaagagctggaagaaaaggTGCCAGTGCCGGTATAA
- the cp9 gene encoding putative serine carboxypeptidase: MNVAAILSLFHTIWAVPMLLLSTAPRTSEDVSRFEVLSLPDSPTLPRSWAGRLPIPDTEEGNSIFFWLFEAQDPGYDENLIIWFNGGPGCSSLIGLMTGNGPVLLDSNTTHLIENPQSWTKLGHVLYVDQPAGTGFSTASNPYPVRDNDRVTSDFYKWLQSFFSHFPNFRSKRVHMIGESYAGIYIPYFAYAIAENQDNYPIDLRSISLGDGTLGNPAAMTAVTVGTFLKSRKSLLQIPGEILSAFTQADQTCGFTTVLQQASQFPPKGKFEIVGDPENLNYKHRHRRHRFQQDQRRNLRNVMNETCNNHPTTPEQVSSSILNSTCYGSCATYSTAMNYLNAVSAAGTGKRCFDVYDITNDCTMIDPLGLMASYLSRGDVQAALNLSPAPAGLAFAPCNSTILDTLLLAVPPTPPAYTILPSLVTEHNISVHVYSGDNDLLLNHLGTELVLQNMTWGGAQGFSRKPSRIFYVDDAAPSLHGADACNVSVSHDSTGLSEGAQRCVPAGIWASERGVTYHLFRGAGHSVFIKKPREMFAYVRDVVVAQASG; this comes from the exons ATGAACGTCGCTGCTATACTTTCTCTTTTTCACACAATATGGGCTGTACCTatgctgttgctgtcgaCGGCGCCTCGAACATCCGAAGATGTCTCGCGGTTCGAAGTGCTGTCGTTGCCCGATAGTCCTACTTTGCCGCGCAGCTGGGCTGGCCGGTTACCTATTCCCGATACAGAGGAAGGCAATTCGATCTTCTTTTGGCTCTTTGAAGCCCAGGATCCCGGATATGATGAGAACCTGATCA TATGGTTCAATGGTGGGCCGGGTTGTTCGTCGCTGATAGGGTTGATGACAGGCAATGGGCCTGTCTTGCTCGATAGCAATACCACCCATCTCATCGAGAACCCACAATCATGGACGAAGCTTGGCCACGTTCTCTATGTCGACCAGCCCGCAGGAACGGGGTTCTCAACGGCAAGCAACCCATATCCCGTCCGGGACAATGACCGCGTAACCTCGGATTTCTACAAATGGCTGCAGTCCTTCTTTTCCCACTTTCCCAATTTTCGCTCCAAGCGTGTCCACATGATAGGGGAATCGTACGCAGGAATTTACATCCCGTACTTTGCTTATGCCATCGCCGAGAATCAGGACAATTACCCGATAGACCTCCGTTCCATATCTCTAGGGGACGGCACCCTGGGCAATCCTGCTGCCATGACAGCCGTCACAGTCGGCACGTTTCTTAAATCCAGAAAGAGTTTGCTGCAGATACCAGGCGAGATCTTGTCCGCCTTCACACAAGCCGACCAGACCTGCGGTTTCACAACCGTCCTACAACAGGCTAGCCAGTTCCCTCCGAAGGGCAAGTTCGAGATCGTAGGGGACCCAGAAAACCTCAACTACAAACACCGGCATCGTCGCCACCGGTTTCAGCAGGACCAGCGCCGCAATCTGCGAAACGTAATGAATGAAACGTGCAACAACCACCCTACCACCCCAGAGCAGGTCAGCTCGTCCATCCTCAACTCAACCTGCTACGGCTCCTGTGCGACCTACTCCACCGCCATGAACTACCTAAACGCTGTCTCCGCTGCCGGCACAGGGAAGCGCTGCTTCGACGTCTACGACATAACGAACGACTGTACCATGATAGACCCACTCGGTCTGATGGCCTCGTATCTCAGCCGTGGCGACGTCCAAGCTGCTCTGAATCTGTCCCCAGCACCAGCCGGCCTGGCGTTCGCACCCTgcaacagcaccatcctcgACACCCTGCTGCTAGCCGTTCCGCCCACGCCGCCGGCGTACACCATCCTTCCTTCCCTCGTGACCGAGCACAATATCTCCGTCCATGTTTACTCTGGCGACAATGACCTGCTTCTCAACCACCTCGGCACAGAATTGGTCCTGCAGAACATGACCTGGGGCGGCGCCCAGGGCTTCTCGCGGAAACCTAGTCGAATCTTCTATGTAGATGACGCAGCGCCGTCCTTgcatggtgctgatgctTGTAATGTCAGTGTGAGCCATGATTCTACTGGGCTGTCGGAAGGAGCACAGCGTTGTGTCCCGGCGGGCATCTGGGCCTCGGAACGTGGAGTCACCTACCATCTTTTCCGAGGCGCTGGACACAGCGTGTTCATCAAGAAGCCCCGGGAGATGTTCGCCTATGTGAGGGATGTTGTCGTTGCGCAGGCAAGTGGCTGA
- the sok1 gene encoding TCP11 family protein — MEMDLQKTKEASRNAPGKEEEGTGCPLEAYNGSRHSIDSLENDSRDHRDATKHKNGAKDRARTDQPCSATPQALPPPSAEALRIPKALELSAKQHKLLQEAKRYPPVTKRTLSELDLPCIMSNINLRMDANFDRDLHFKPDLDGEKGRRKRKEAGDYWEAMAAEIAIYAFCANQTEDTTNDDQQDDPPQTFEPRLPAMFETLQDVLKTLVPERDHPAVTQNLEVALLMQQVRKGVLDMVGIANWLARLLKTHCAPMRDEWADRMVEQIRAGSESQDSMEIVRGLQTLFAILEAMKLDVANHQIRAFRVLLIEDTVPFLQEYFRSKIARDNFHVEASRLWYLDVREQELRKLGKSAHNDSFLPISLLFHGLTDILLQFHGPEGFPETFVFDSDRLWQLRSGLQNLITLDICWFIFESYVHTQKRYLSAPAQTYASFRSRIGSLMEENEACRRGSPRWLKNVRGIALEIARFACAACSGDSMVSDAVIAPIEATLEWHLSNESSELFQYFQNALRQKLLASTFAFAKKYLNMSPLAICESQRSYSHSPLPQHYDIERISMRLAHIGVLHWRVWAPILYVHQSLSPTDVASSLPAAES, encoded by the exons ATGGAGATGGATCTTCAGAAAACAAAGGAGGCGAGTCGCAATGCGCcggggaaggaagaagaaggaacgGGGTGTCCACTAGAAGCATACAACGGAAGCCGTCATTCAATTGACTCCCTCGAGAACGATTCTCGGGATCATCGCGATGCAACCAAGCACAAAAACGGCGCCAAAGACCGCGCGAGGACAGACCAACCATGCTCC GCGACGCCGCAGGCTCTTCCGCCTCCTTCGGCTGAAGCGCTGAGGATACCGAAAGCATTAGAATTGAGCGCGAAACAGCACAAACTACTCCAGGAAGCCAAACGATATCCTCCAGTCACTAAAAGAACACTGAGCGAGCTCGACTTGCCCTGCATCATGAGCAATATCAACCTTCGGATGGACGCCAATTTCGACCGCGACCTACATTTCAAGCCGGATTTAGATggggagaaagggagaaggaaaaggaaagaagcgGGAGATTACTGGGAGGCGATGGCTGCCGAAATAGCAATCTACGCTTTTTGCGCAAACCAGACTGAGGATACAACAAACGACGACCAGCAGGATGACCCCCCGCAAACGTTCGAGCCCCGATTGCCCGCCATGTTCGAGACCCTACAAGACGTCCTTAAGACCTTGGTCCCGGAGCGCGATCACCCGGCCGTTACGCAAAACTTGGAGGTGGCTCTACTGATGCAGCAGGTCAGGAAGGGAGTTCTCGACATGGTTGGGATCGCCAACTGGTTAGCCAGGCTCCTCAAAACACATTGCGCTCCGATGCGGGACGAATGGGCAGACCGCATGGTTGAGCAGATCCGTGCTGGCTCGGAATCGCAGGACTCCATGGAGATTGTCCGCGGGCTGCAGACCCTCTTTGCCATTTTGGAGGCTATGAAATTG GACGTGGCAAATCACCAGATCCGCGCCTTTCGGGTTCTCCTAATCGAAGACACTGTCCCATTCCTGCAAGAGTACTTCCGGAGTAAGATAGCCCGAGACAATTTTCACGTAGAGGCTTCGCGGCTATGGTATCTGGACGTACGGGAGCAGGAGCTACGCAAGCTGGGCAAGAGTGCACATAATGACAGCTTCCTTCCGATCTCTCTATTATTCCACGGATTAACCGATATCTTACTACAATTCCACGGGCCTGAAGGTTTCCCGGAAACCTTTGTCTTCGACTCGGACCGCTTATGGCAGCTCCGGTCTGGTCTCCAGAATCTCATCACTCTGGATATCTGCTGGTTTATCTTTGAATCATACGTCCATACGCAGAAACGGTACTTGTCCGCGCCGGCTCAAACGTATGCCAGCTTTCGCTCGCGAATTGGGTcattgatggaggagaacGAAGCCTGCCGGCGGGGGTCGCCGCGATGGTTGAAGAATGTGCGCGGGATCGCCCTGGAAATTGCACGCTTTGCGTGCGCAGCATGCTCTGGTGATTCCATGGTCTCAGATGCTGTCATCGCGCCAATCGAAGCGACGTTGGAGTGGCATCTGTCCAACGAGTCGTCGGAGCTGTTCCAGTACTTTCAGAACGCGCTGCGGCAGAAACTGCTGGCCTCCACGTTTGCGTTTGCCAAAAAGTACCTCAACATGTCGCCTCTAGCGATCTGCGAGTCCCAACGAAGCTACTCGCATTCGCCACTCCCGCAGCACTACGATATTGAGCGGATATCGATGCGACTCGCCCACATTGGCGTCCTGCACTGGAGGGTCTGGGCACCCATCCTCTACGTGCACCAGAGCCTGTCGCCGACTGACGTGGCAAGCAGTCTACCAGCTGCAGAGTCGTAA
- a CDS encoding nicotinate-nicotinamide nucleotide adenylyltransferase, which yields MASNSYKALRSQYQAALKRFITSSKNLEILNSVPLNHQQYQKQPSQAPDILYVLDSSFNPPTLAHLRIASSALLEKPSVPSRLLLLLATQNADKPSKPANFEDRLAMMELFAQDLLSHLGTISSSPADAGLQQIDIGVTKKPYFVDKAAEIEQSGIYPKALEQVHLTGYDTLIRIFNPKYYPPEHTLQRLGPFLSQHRLRVTMRPGDEWGSKEEQKAFLLHLAQGGREHEGGKREWAQRIQLVEGKKPGDKPVSSTKAREAIQTNSQDLDWLVPRSVREYILSQRLYAE from the coding sequence ATGGCGAGCAACTCATACAAGGCGCTTCGATCACAATATCAAGCCGCGTTGAAGCGCTTCATCACTTCTTCCAAGAACCTCGAGATACTTAATTCCGTCCCGTTGAACCACCAACAATACCAAAAACAGCCTTCGCAGGCCCCAGACATACTCTATGTCCTGGACTCGTCGTTCAACCCTCCAACTCTTGCTCATTTGAGGATCGCAAGCTCAGCCCTTCTGGAAAAACCCAGTGTCCCGTCGCGGCTGCTGCTACTCCTCGCTACCCAGAACGCCGATAAGCCATCCAAGCCGGCCAACTTCGAAGACCGTCTGGCTATGATGGAGTTGTTTGCGCAGGACCTGTTATCGCACTTAGGGACGATCTCGTCCTCTCCGGCAGACGCGGGCCTCCAGCAGATCGACATCGGAGTGACAAAGAAACCATACTTCGTGGATAAAGCGGCGGAGATCGAACAGTCAGGAATATACCCAAAAGCCTTGGAGCAGGTTCATCTCACGGGCTACGACACTCTGATCCGAATCTTCAACCCCAAGTACTATCCCCCGGAACATACCCTCCAACGGCTGGGGCCGTTCCTCTCTCAACATAGACTACGGGTCACCATGCGTCCTGGTGATGAATGGGGCAGCAAGGAAGAACAAAAGGCTTTTCTACTCCACCTGGCTCAGGGCGGCCGAGAGCATGAAGGCGGCAAGCGTGAGTGGGCGCAGCGCATACAGCTTGTAGAAGGGAAGAAGCCGGGTGACAAGCCCGTGAGCTCAACGAAAGCACGCGAGGCCATCCAGACGAATTCGCAGGATCTCGACTGGTTGGTCCCTCGGAGCGTCCGGGAATACATCCTGTCTCAGCGGCTGTACGCCGAGTAG